In Candidatus Krumholzibacteriia bacterium, the genomic window CCCTTCACCGCGGCCTTCATCGATCACGAAGCCGAGTTCACGCTGCTCGAGCGCGCGGTGGCTTTGGGCTACGACCTCTGGGGGCTGGACCAGGTCTTCGCCGGCGGTGCGCGCTTCAACCTCGCCCGGCTCGTCGAACTGGCGCCGAACGACACGGCGCGCGCGGCCGCGACCGCGGGACTGGAGCGGGCACGCCGAGGCTTCCAGCAGTTCGCCCGGAGCGGGGACACCTCGGTCGGCTTCCTGCAGTCGGCCACGCCTGAGGACTACGCGGCGCTGCGCGAGGCCTTCGCCGACGCCCGCGAAGAGGCCCGCCGCATCGTCGACGAACTCGCCGCCAGCAGCCGCATCTACCAGCTCTTCGGTCGAGGCGCGAACTACCAGAGCAACCACGAGCGCATCCGGCTCATGAAGCGTCACCTCGCCGATCGGGTGAACGCCGCCGATGCCGAGACGCGTGTCTTCCTGAAGTTCGGGTCGGTGCACATGGGTCGGGGTTACTCTCCCCTCAACCAGCTCGACCTGGGCAACGCCGCGGCGGAGATCGGCCTGCTGCGCGGTGGGGGCTCGCTCCACGTGAAGGTCACCGCACTCGCGAGCACCGGCACCGACGGCGCGGTCTCCGACTGGACCGCGTCCTCGCCGTACCTGAAGCTCTTCGCCAATGCCATGTCCGACGAGACCGCGTGGACGGTCTTCGACCTGAGGCCACTGCGGCCGATCTTCCACCGGGCGGCGAACGCAGAAGGTCGTGAGGAATTGTCGGAGCTGGTGTGGGCGTACGACCTGCTGGTGGTGGCGCGGGGCTTCACGCGGGCGGAGCCGTTGCCGGGGGTTCCGGTGCCGCCGGGGCAGTAGGGCCGAACAGGCGAAACCCCAGGGCACCCCCCGCCCGTCGCGCCGACGCCCTCACCGCGGTCGGCGCCCCGATCCTGCGTCGCGCGCTCTGCTGACAGACATGCGAGCCGCCACGAGACAACGCACCCCGGACTGGAGTGCGGTGTCTGCGTGCGCTCGGCGCCGATCGCGCATTCTTCCATCAGGGCCTTCCTGCTAGACTCGATGTCCCCCACGACCCGGAATGCGAACCGTGAACCCGACCGTGGACGGATCCTCCGCCCCGATGGACCGCACCGCCGTGCTGCTCGACCGGATCCGCGCCGGCGACGCACGGGCCGCCGACGAGTTGGCGGCGCGGTTCCTCCCACCGCTCCGCCGTTGGGCACGCGGACGTCTTCCCCTGCGCGCGCGCCACCTGGCGGAGACGGACGATCTTGTGCAGATCGCGCTCGTCCGTGCGTTGAATCGAGTGGAGGACTTCGACTCGCGGCGCGAGGGAGCCTTCCTGGCGTACCTGCGCCAGATCCTCCTGAACGCGCTGCGCGACGAGATCCGTCGGGCCGATCGCCACGGTGAGCGGGTCGACCCGGAGGATGCCGCCGCCGAGCCCTCGCTGGTCGAGGACGCGGTCGGGGTCGACGTGCTCGTGGCCTACGAGACGGCGTTGGCGGAACTCCCGCCGACGTTGCAGGAGGCGATCGTCCTGCGGGTGGAGTTCCAGTGGAACTACGCCGAGATCGCCGCGGCGACCGGCAGCCCGTCGGCGAACGCCACGCGGATGGCGATCACCCGTGGTCTCGTGCAGTTGGCGGAGGTGATGCGTGATCCCTGACGAAGACCGGACCGACGAGCGCCGCGCCGAGATCGCCCGGCGGGTGGCCGACGGCGCGCCGATCACGTGGGACCACGACGGCAAAGATGCCACGCTGCGTCACCTCCACTGGATCGAACGCATCGGGTCGGCCTACCGCGACAGCAGCAACGCCATGGCCCCGATCACCGCGCCCGACGACGACGCACCGACCCCGGAGCCCGACTTCGTCTGGGGTCCCCTCGACGGATTCGAAGCGATCGGCCGTGGCGCTTCGGGGACGGTGTTCCGCGCCGTCGACCGCAAGCTCGAACGCACAGTGGCCCTCAAGCTCTTCGATTCCACGGCAGCGGACGTGCTCGAGGAGGCCCGCCGGCTCGCGCGCGTGCGGCATCCGAACCTCCTGACCGTGTACGACACCGACGTCCACGATGGCCGCGCCGGACTGTGGACGGAGTGGATCGTCGGCATGGACCTGGAGGAGGAACTCCGGCGGCGTGGCTGCTGGTCGCCCGACGAGGCGCTGGCGGCCGCAGACGTGATCTGCGGCGCCCTGGCCGTGCTGCACGAAGCGGGGCTGGCGCACGGCGATCTCACCGCGCGCAACGTGCTGCGCGAGCGCGGCGGGCGGTTGGTCGTGGCCGATCTCGGTGCGAGCACCGACACCCTGGACGGGCCGATCGGAGTCCTGCGCACCGGTACACCGCTGGCGCTTCCGCCCGAGTGCCTCGACGGCAAGCCGACCGGGCCCCGCGACGACCTGTACTCGCTGGGCGTCCTCCTCTACCGCATGCTCACCGATCGGCACCCGGTCGAGGCGGAGAGCCTGGACGAACTGCGGCACCTCCACACACGAGACGGGCCCACACCGGTACGCAGCCACCGCCCGACGCTTCCCGCCGACCTGGCCGCGGTGGTCGACCGTGCCGTCGACCGGGATCCCGGGCGCCGCTTCCCGACGGCTGCTGCCCTGCGGAGCGCGCTGCCGAGCGCTCGCCCACGACCACCACGCCACGATCCGCGCCGGACCGCTGTGCTCGGGCTGGCCGCGGCCGCGATCGCGCTCGCCCTGTTCGTCGGCGTCCGCCCCGGAACGACGCCCGGCGAGGCGCCGGCACCCGTGCTCCTCGCTTCGTACGACGCCGTGTTCGGTGAGGTCGGTCCGATGCAGGAGATCCGCGAGGGGGAACGTCTGCACCTGGAGTGGGACCTCGACGCGCCATCCTACGTGTACGTGCTGAACGAGGACGCACGCGGGGACGTGCACGTGCTCTTCCCCCTCGACGTCCTGGACACGACGAACCCACTGCCGGCCGGCGAGCACCGGCTTCCCGGAACCATCGGGAGTCGCGGGTTCGGCTGGCAGGTCACGCGGGCGGGGGGCGAGGAGCACGTGCTCGTCCTGCGGTCTGCCGAGCCCTTGACCGAGCTGGAATCGACGCTGGCCCGGATCCCCGATGCGTCCCGCGATGCTGCGACGATCGCGGCGTCGGAGGTCGGGCCCCGCCTGCGCGCAACACTGCGGAGCATGGCCGGACTGGCACCGAGCACGCCCGACGACCGCGCCGGCACCTTCCTCCGCGATCTCGTCGAGAACCACCGCCT contains:
- a CDS encoding RNA polymerase sigma factor, with amino-acid sequence MDRTAVLLDRIRAGDARAADELAARFLPPLRRWARGRLPLRARHLAETDDLVQIALVRALNRVEDFDSRREGAFLAYLRQILLNALRDEIRRADRHGERVDPEDAAAEPSLVEDAVGVDVLVAYETALAELPPTLQEAIVLRVEFQWNYAEIAAATGSPSANATRMAITRGLVQLAEVMRDP
- a CDS encoding serine/threonine-protein kinase, whose translation is MIPDEDRTDERRAEIARRVADGAPITWDHDGKDATLRHLHWIERIGSAYRDSSNAMAPITAPDDDAPTPEPDFVWGPLDGFEAIGRGASGTVFRAVDRKLERTVALKLFDSTAADVLEEARRLARVRHPNLLTVYDTDVHDGRAGLWTEWIVGMDLEEELRRRGCWSPDEALAAADVICGALAVLHEAGLAHGDLTARNVLRERGGRLVVADLGASTDTLDGPIGVLRTGTPLALPPECLDGKPTGPRDDLYSLGVLLYRMLTDRHPVEAESLDELRHLHTRDGPTPVRSHRPTLPADLAAVVDRAVDRDPGRRFPTAAALRSALPSARPRPPRHDPRRTAVLGLAAAAIALALFVGVRPGTTPGEAPAPVLLASYDAVFGEVGPMQEIREGERLHLEWDLDAPSYVYVLNEDARGDVHVLFPLDVLDTTNPLPAGEHRLPGTIGSRGFGWQVTRAGGEEHVLVLRSAEPLTELESTLARIPDASRDAATIAASEVGPRLRATLRSMAGLAPSTPDDRAGTFLRDLVENHRL